From one Anopheles cruzii chromosome 3, idAnoCruzAS_RS32_06, whole genome shotgun sequence genomic stretch:
- the LOC128270644 gene encoding probable 4-coumarate--CoA ligase 3, with protein sequence MALWTFDEPTRTWYGPRLTPIYNPDASLGQVLNDALLRSRDNIAQIDMDTGGRLTCGEFRLRMVRAVQNLTSAGLNPGDVAVMANNNSENVAPLACALITLGAQLNPLAPGYSRQDMVHMMRLTRPKIIFCDDDNLELVQAAAKEAIPGRDPPLYAVASRRDVAGVHHAEDLLVRTGREEQFRPWQVEDSRRTTAVILCSSGTTGPPKGVCMSHAHLIRSLGSIFVTQSEISFNFSPLYWGSGMFSLLGAIAGSSTRLVTCRPFSPETLFEAVEQYRASFLFLAPSYASEVLQSERIERVNFSSVRILMLAGSYVSDGLRDRFDRLLSNGRTFNAVGSTEAGGVATDAMVPRKRGAVGTPTANVELRIVDESGRALGVGERGEVLAKSFEPFVGYYNNPEATRAVIDENGFTRSGDVAYIDAEGYVFVVDRAKDIFKYRGFHVSPTELEAIVDKLPGVAQVCVVGVPADADRTTELPAAVIVRSPGSVLSAQDVIDAVEVQVSDFKRLRGGVHFVDALPKTLNGKVLRRHVLELIQSQGQKS encoded by the coding sequence ATGGCGCTCTGGACGTTCGACGAACCGACCCGTACCTGGTATGGACCTCGCCTGACACCGATCTACAACCCGGACGCAAGTCTTGGCCAGGTCCTGAACGATGCGCTGCTCCGGTCCCGGGACAACATCGCGCAGATCGATATGGATACCGGCGGGCGATTGACTTGCGGTGAGTTCCGGTTACGGATGGTCCGCGCCGTCCAGAACCTTACGTCCGCCGGCCTCAACCCGGGTGACGTCGCCGTGAtggcgaacaacaacagcgagaACGTGGCCCCGCTGGCGTGCGCCTTGATCACGCTCGGGGCCCAACTAAACCCGCTAGCGCCGGGATACTCCCGCCAGGATATGGTCCACATGATGCGCCTGACGCGCCCTAAGATTATCTTCTGTGACGACGACAACCTGGAGTTGGTGCAGGCCGCGGCGAAGGAAGCGATCCCGGGCCGTGACCCGCCACTGTACGCCGTCGCGAGCAGGCGTGACGTCGCAGGCGTGCACCACGCGGAAGATCTCCTGGTTCGCACCGGACGCGAGGAGCAGTTCCGACCGTGGCAGGTGGAGGACTCCCGGCGGACCACCGCCGTCATCCTGTGCTCGTCCGGGACGACGGGCCCGCCGAAGGGCGTCTGTATGTCGCACGCTCACCTTATCCGCTCCCTGGGCAGCATCTTTGTGACGCAGTCGGAGATCTCGTTCAACTTCAGCCCACTGTACTGGGGATCGGGAATGTTCTCATTGCTTGGGGCGATCGCAGGATCTAGCACGCGCCTTGTGACATGCCGTCCGTTCTCGCCGGAGACGTTGTTTGAGGCGGTCGAGCAATACCGTGCGTCCTTCCTATTCCTGGCGCCATCGTACGCGAGTGAGGTCTTGCAGAGCGAGCGCATCGAGCGGGTGAACTTTTCGAGCGTGCGCATCCTGATGCTCGCCGGAAGTTACGTGTCGGACGGGCTgcgcgatcggttcgatcggttgcTGTCAAACGGACGGACCTTCAACGCGGTCGGTTCGACCGAGGCCGGTGGGGTGGCTACTGACGCCATGGTCCCGCGAAAGCGCGGCGCAGTCGGTACACCGACGGCCAACGTGGAACTCCGGATCGTGGACGAGTCTGGCCGGGCGCTGGGCGTCGGTGAGCGCGGTGAGGTGCTGGCGAAGTCCTTCGAGCCCTTCGTCGGGTACTACAACAATCCGGAGGCAACGAGGGCCGTCATCGACGAGAATGGGTTTACGCGGTCCGGTGACGTGGCGTACATCGATGCGGAAGGCTATGTGTTTGTGGTCGATCGCGCGAAGGATATCTTCAAGTACCGCGGGTTCCACGTGTCCCCAACGGAGCTGGAGGCGATCGTGGACAAGCTGCCGGGTGTCGCGCAGGTGTGCGTCGTCGGTGTACCGGCGGACGCCGACCGAACGACGGAACTGCCGGCGGCTGTCATCGTAAGGAGTCCCGGCTCGGTTCTCAGTGCACAGGACGTGATCGATGCGGTCGAGGTGCAAGTGTCGGACTTTAAGCGGCTACGCGGTGGAGTCCATTTCGTCGATGCGCTACCGAAAACTCTGAACGGGAAGGTGCTGCGCCGACATGTGCTGGAACTGATCCAGAGCCAGGGACAGAAAAGCTAA
- the LOC128270646 gene encoding uncharacterized protein LOC128270646, whose protein sequence is MALWTFDEPTRTWYGPRLTPIYNPDASLGQVLNDALLRSRDNIVQIDMDTGRRLTCGEFRLRMVRAVQNLTSAGLNPGDVAVMANNNSENVAPLACALITLGAQVNPLAPGFARQDMVHMMRLTRPKIIFCDDDNLELVQAAAKEAIPGRDPPLYAVASRRDVAGVHHAEDLLVRTGREEQFRPWQVEDSRRTTAVILCSSGTTGPPKGVCMSHAQLIRSLGSFFVSTPQISFNFSPLYWATGMFTLLGAIVGASTRLVTCRPFSAETFFEAVEQYRASFLILVPAYASEVLRSERIDRVDFSSVRMLTLGGSYVSDGLRDRFDRYLPNGRTYNSVGSSETGWVAGDVISPRKRGAIGTPAANAELRIVDESGRALGVGERGEVLVKSFEPFVGYYNNPEATRAVIDENGFTRSGDVAYFDAEGYLFLVDRAKDIFKYRGFHVSPTELEAIVDKLPGVAQVCVVGVPADADRTTELPAAVIVRSPGSVLSAQDVIDAVEVQVSDFKRLRGGVHFVDALPKTLNGKVLRRSVLELILKGQKS, encoded by the coding sequence ATGGCGCTCTGGACGTTCGACGAACCGACCCGTACCTGGTATGGACCTCGCCTGACACCGATCTACAACCCGGACGCAAGTCTTGGCCAGGTCCTGAACGATGCGCTGCTCCGGTCCCGGGACAACATCGTGCAGATCGATATGGACACCGGCCGGCGATTGACTTGCGGTGAGTTCCGGTTGCGGATGGTCCGCGCCGTCCAGAACCTAACGTCCGCCGGTCTCAACCCTGGTGACGTCGCGGTGAtggcgaacaacaacagcgagaACGTGGCCCCGCTGGCGTGCGCCTTGATCACGCTCGGGGCCCAAGTAAACCCGCTAGCGCCCGGATTCGCCCGCCAGGATATGGTCCACATGATGCGCCTGACGCGCCCTAAGATTATCTTCTGTGACGACGACAACCTGGAGTTGGTGCAGGCCGCGGCGAAGGAAGCGATCCCGGGCCGTGACCCGCCACTGTACGCCGTCGCGAGCAGGCGTGACGTCGCAGGCGTGCACCACGCGGAAGATCTCCTGGTTCGCACCGGACGCGAGGAGCAGTTCCGACCGTGGCAGGTGGAGGACTCCCGGAGGACCACCGCCGTCATCCTGTGCTCGTCCGGGACGACGGGCCCGCCGAAGGGCGTTTGTATGTCGCACGCTCAGCTAATTCGCTCCTTGGGCAGCTTCTTCGTGTCGACACCGCAGATCTCGTTCAACTTCAGCCCACTGTACTGGGCCACGGGTATGTTCACGTTGCTCGGGGCGATTGTGGGAGCTTCCACGCGCCTCGTGACATGCCGTCCGTTCTCGGCCGAGACGTTCTTCGAAGCGGTCGAGCAGTACCGGGCATCCTTCCTGATCCTGGTGCCGGCGTACGCGAGCGAAGTGTTGCGGAGCGAGCGCATCGACCGGGTGGACTTCTCGAGCGTTCGGATGCTGACGCTGGGCGGGAGCTACGTGTCGGACGGGCTGCGCGATCGGTTCGACCGGTACCTCCCGAACGGACGAACCTACAACTCGGTCGGTTCGTCCGAGACCGGCTGGGTGGCGGGTGACGTCATTTCCCCGCGAAAGCGCGGTGCAATCGGTACACCGGCGGCCAACGCGGAACTCCGTATCGTGGACGAGTCTGGCCGGGCGCTGGGCGTCGGCGAGCGTGGTGAGGTGCTGGTGAAGTCCTTCGAGCCCTTCGTCGGGTACTACAACAATCCGGAGGCAACGCGGGCCGTTATTGACGAGAATGGGTTCACGCGGTCCGGTGACGTGGCGTACTTCGATGCGGAGGGCTACCTGTTTCTGGTCGACCGTGCGAAGGACATCTTCAAGTACCGCGGGTTCCACGTGTCCCCAACGGAGCTGGAGGCGATCGTGGACAAGCTGCCGGGTGTCGCGCAGGTGTGCGTCGTCGGTGTACCGGCGGACGCCGACCGAACGACGGAACTGCCGGCGGCTGTCATCGTAAGGAGTCCCGGCTCGGTGCTCAGTGCACAGGACGTGATTGATGCGGTCGAGGTGCAAGTGTCGGACTTTAAGCGGCTACGCGGTGGAGTCCATTTTGTCGATGCGCTCCCGAAAACGCTGAACGGAAAGGTGCTGCGCCGAAGTGTGCTGGAATTGATCCTGAAGGGACAGAAGAGTTAA